In Xiphophorus couchianus chromosome 24, X_couchianus-1.0, whole genome shotgun sequence, a single genomic region encodes these proteins:
- the LOC114140851 gene encoding ly6/PLAUR domain-containing protein 1-like produces the protein MLLRSSFFLSSRSERNNLRGAPSLPPPPHPSIRPRGGEDEPADRPLLLPPIPSRSHGSPPGCRQRMRLLVFATLLGLFLDAGDGLQIQCYQCEGVNYDCSTPEFIVNCTVNVQDMCQKEVLVKPDGTHYRKSCASSSACLITSSGYQQFCTGRLNSVCISCCSTPLCNGVKKKRPVPSAAAASGRALLFLTPPMLLHLT, from the exons ATGCTGCTGCGCTCCAGCTTCTTCCTCTCCAGTCGCTCTGAGCGCAACAACCTGCGCGGAGCTCCGTCTCTCCCTCCCCCACCTCATCCCTCCATCCGCCCCAGAGGAGGTGAGGACGAGCCGGCGGACCGACCCCTGCTCCTGCCGCCGATTCCCTCCCGCTCTCATGGTTCCCCTCCCGGCTGCAGGCAGAGGATGCGGCTGCTCGTTTTCGCCACTTTACTGGGACTCTTCCTGGACGCAG GCGACGGCCTCCAGATCCAGTGCTACCAGTGTGAGGGTGTCAACTACGACTGCTCCACGCCCGAGTTCATCGTTAACTGCACGGTCAACGTCCAGGACATGTGCCAGAAGGAAGTGCTGGTCAAACCTGACG GAACCCACTACAGGAAGTCGTGCGCGTCGTCGTCGGCCTGCCTCATCACCTCCTCCGGCTACCAGCAGTTCTGCACCGGCCGGCTCAACTCGGTGTgcatcagctgctgcagcacgCCGCTCTGCAACGGCGTCAAGAAGAAGCGGCCCGTGCCGTCGGCCGCCGCCGCCAGCGGGCGGGCCCTGCTCTTCCTCACGCCGCCCATGCTGCTCCACCTGACGTAG